ctgcctctgattgacAACGTTTGTTGCAATCAGGgtcagagccaatcagaggcaggaTGCTGGGGGAAACTCTGTTGTCGCCATGGCGACCTGTGTGTCTGGGGATTCCCTTGGCTCCGCCCCCTAACCCCCCAATccagcaagaaaacaaactgtcctGCGTTTAAATAACATCGAATATATCTGCTTGACAACTCATGGAGCTGGGAGCAAACCCAACTCAGCAACAACACTTTGACAACAAGCCCATAAAAACCCGCAACCCGCGACTACCAATATTTATGAGCGacattacagaaaaacaagcccaaAGTGTTTTATAATCAGCGGACCTGGCAACTGAATACGTGACGTCACACCAGCTACAGCAGTTGTAACGTGTGGTGGGCGTGGCTTTGACAATTCGAATCGACTCATGTTGCAATCTACCGCTCTGCTGCAAACCAATCACAACGCGCGGTGGAATTCCCGTAGCCAATCACGATGCACGCTCGCACACAGAGCGGGACTCTCCGAATTTAGACGCGGAAGTCAAGTCGCAGTTGTTCACGGATACTTTATCGAAGTTGTTTATcgacaacaaaaaaaggccAGATTAATCGAAGATGGCGTTAGACGGCTCGACCACCGAGTAGATTATAGATTCATGTGGATTAATCGCTGGTGATGGTGGATGAATTCTCACGGGTGAGTCCAGAGCTCGGTCTGAAACAGAGCTTTGTTTTTCGCTTCCCCTTTAACGTTAAAGCCGCTGAGGCTCCTGACGGCACCGTGTTACATTCAGCTGCACCTGGACTCGTCAGTTtaatcagtttgtgtgttaaatatttgtgtttaagCTGAATTTGATAGAGATGGCTGGACAAGATAAAGCTAACGGTAGCAACGGCAGCGCCTGTCGTTAACGGTAAGTTAGCTAGTTGTGAAGTGAGACGTTAGCGTGTCGCGTCCCGGCTGTGTTTGATTAAACATCCGGTTTGATTGATCTTGCTGACGTCAGTTGTCTGTCACCGCAGGCTGCAGCTCCGGTGACAGATGGAAGAGCTCTACACGCTGGAGAAGGAGGTCGGACGGGGCAGCTATGGCGTGGTCTTTGAGGGACATATGGCCAGAACGGGGCAGAGGGTGGCGATCAAGCGGCTTCCCTGCAGCAACCCGGAGTGCATTGAACTGTACCTGCAGGAGCTGTGGGCCATGAGATCCACAGCCAAGAACCATGTGAATGTCATCGCACTCCACAGTTGCCTCCTGCAGACGGGGCCGAGGAGCCTGAAGCCCCTAAAATCAGGGAAGCTGCCTCTACCTCTGGTCGAGAGTGTGTTGAAGGGCAGTGTAGTCCGAGCACAGCAAGGTCAAGAGAGGGACAACTCACAATCGAGCACCCAGAGGAGTGTTAACTCTGTCTCCAGACTTCAGGACAGGACCAACACAGTCTCGGCTAGGTCCAAGCTCCAGGACAAGGAGCAATCAAATGCATCTACAACCCCACAGAGGCCGCAGAACAGAGCCAGGAAGAGACCGGcccagagggaggaagagcagcCGGAGCCCCTGCGCTGCCTGGCCCTGTGGCTCGTCATGGAGTACTGCGATGGGGGAGACTTGAATCAGTACCTGCTCTCCAGTCCACCTGATGCCCAGCGTAACCTCAGTGTGGTGCAACAGCTCTGCAGTGCCGTGGCCTTCCTGCATTGCCTGGGTATCACCCACCGAGACCTGAAGCCTGACAATGTGCTGGTCTGTGTGACACCCAAAGGCCCTGTTGTCAAGGTGGGGAGATTGTTGTGACGCCATGATGTTTACATCAGATGATGTGGCATCATCCGGGAATCTGTTCAAATTTGAAAGCATCACAtgatttaatagtttttttctctcaggaggtgttttgtttacacagcagaaatgtacaatTAGAACACGAAATACTAAAATAATATTCATCAGGTTCATGTCAggtgctttaaaaataaaagtatctACTGAGAATAGTCTGGAAATATGAGTCACATAGTGTGGCCAGATACATTTTGAAGTAGGTCCAAAGTCCAACTTgacatatataaatgtattgttatatGGTTCCAGCAATTATAACCAGTAGATATTTGTGAAGCCGGAATCAGAAAGTATTCATCGTTTTTACTTACTAAACTAAGATGAAGTTTATCACTGATGAAGGAGACGATCAGAATAGTTGGTGATTAGTTTCTGTTGAAGTACCTTCGATAAATTGAGCTGTTGTTTCAGCTCAGCTGTATCAAGACATGCAGGCCTAGAGGAGAAGACAAGTTTCTACATGTCTGTGTCAACACAAAGCAAactgtatttctatttcagtGATTGTTCCTGTCCATTCTCTAGGTGGCAGACTTTGGTCTGAGCAAGATGAGTGAAGGTCTGTTGGATGGAGACCTGACGAGGCAGcacttctcctccacctgtggCTCTGACTTCTACATGGCTCCGGAGGTGTGGGGTGGACTGACCTACACAGCCCAGGCTGACATCTTCTCCCTGGGTGTGATGTTCTGGGCTGTCCTGGAGAGAATCACCTTTGTGGAAGAAGGGACCACGCAGGAACAGCTGGGTAAGTGTCCAGTGTTGGTGTCAGTAGAGTAGACTGCAAATCGAGAACACCTGATGGCTtctttgctggaaaaaaaaccaaaaaacagatgaGCAACCAAAGCACCTGGATCAGAACAGTGGAGATACAACCCTACAATCCACATGAATATACAGATATGTGAGCACAGAGTCAGTCAGTATCATGGGGCAGTGGTCACATGTTGGGTAACACATCACGGAGGCCTGTCATGTTGTATCCTGCTCACTGAAAGGTTTGAGTGTGTGGTCGGGCAGGTTTATGACTCATCGCACAGAATCGAGTTTGACTTAATTAACTTGCACAtattaaaaatgtcagatttaatgCATCACACATTCATCACTCATGGGTGGTACAATCATAAATCTAAATGGCGACAGATTAATGATTTATGCTATGTAGATTTTCATATGAATtaaagtggcgctgtgtctcATAATACAAGCTGACAGTATGTTATTCAACCTTTGCTGATCCAAAAGTTCTGTTGATGGCAACGTTGGAGATGCTAGTTTCTTTGGAATctaatgtattattattattctttttattatcgTTCTTATTTTGAATCTGACCCGGGGATTTGTTTAATATCACTCTACATTTATTGGAGATCAGTTACATTTTGATGCTAATGCGATGATGTGGTGGTGTTTGTACAGATTGTGATGTAGTGAGCTGTCTGCACGGCCATTTAAAGCAGCTTCTATGTTGCAGTGCTTGCTTTAGATTCTTACAAAGTGCTGCAGTAAATCTAATTTTAGAATAGAAGAAAATGAACACTCAAGCAAAAATGCTGTTAAAGACTTGGGAACACATCTTCAACAAACATCACTGTCAGTAAGCTACATTGTTGGCACGTTGCAGATCAGTTTCACAACACTTACCTCATACATCTTCACAGCCCTTGGATACAGATGCATGACGTGCActgatattgtgacatttaTGTTATACACTGTCTACTTGTTGAATTAGAGCTGAGCAGTGTGGCTGATAATATAAAGCCATGTTGTTTTCATGGACCTAACGTGCACAACATCTACTCTGGTGCACTTGGTTTGCAATCTGCTACTCAAAGCAGAACGCAGAAAACAAGTTCTGCAGCGGTTACAAGAGGAAGGAAACGGTTTCAACACAGATATTATTAGAGCTGTTGAATATGAAACCATCCAACTTCAATCACTAAGTCTCTACTTCTTACTCTCAGCTGTGCGTAAACACCAGGTTAGGAacttttgtgtgaaatgtgaactTTTAGCTGTTATCTTATCGGCCATGAGGAGCAGGTAATTATCCGTTAACgtattggctgaaaaaaaatccatatctCAGCTTGTACTTTGGCTCAACAAATCTCACCAGCAGGCAGAAGATTTCTCTCTCCACAAAGCTTCACAGCAGCTTGGGCTGCACATCTCAAAgtcatttctttaatttatgGTCGGCTGCCTTAACGATCGATTATCGAATCATCAtcaatgaaatatgtttttaatgtttttcccTCAGCAAACTGTTTCAACCACTGACGTGATCTGATGGGAAATCACAGTCGGCCACATTAGgagttaaaagaacagataaagtCAAACACCAAGTTAGTTGAGTGatgaataacacaaaataatgacttgatTTAAATTACTGAGCTTCTGTCTGTCGCTGTTCAACAACTGACAACAGAGTTCAACTAATACTGAAGTCACATCagtttgtgtaaaatgtcttttcatattttctacATTACAGATTACTTGTGTTTTGATCAAAAACACTTTCTtctgtgttgtatttgtatatatttaaaaagcaaatatcTGTAAACTGCTATTGTAAGATACTTCTTGATGTATCTGTGCCTGATCTCTTATCGTCCATGAAGACATTTATAATTGCTTATATAATGCCAATTAATCATGATGAGCTTGCTAATTTTCTTCTGCTGTTGGTTGCGCGCTAACTGTGATGCTAAACGATGCTAAATTATTCTATACATTGAACAAATACTGACGTCCAGATCAAATATGTGAGTACTTAGAGACCGCCTGAGTGACTTGGACCCATAAAGTCTGCAAAAACTTCGATACACGCAAGAAGAAGCACTTTGCCAGTATAGCTCTGCAGAACACCATTTagattttaatctttttcttcttttaatgtcCTATTTCCTGTTGGAATCCCCTCGTGGCCACAGGATGAGGAAGCGTCTTAATGGACGCAGGGCTCAGTTCTGCTCTGCACTCCACTGTCAGAGAATAATGTAATGGCTGTAATACAGACGTCTctttttattcacaaaaaactGCGTCCAGCCAGAGCTGATCTGGAGGCAGGAGGGTGTGAACCATCATCCCCAAGTTTAGGTCCTCACAACCTCCCTGAGTCACCCATACTCCATTAGGCTGAGTGAATACGCTCTGATCGGAGCAGAGAGGGGTTCCAGTCACTGCTACGGGAAAATGGAATTTAGCGTCCATGATCACAATCCTCTTTGTCAGTGAGTAAATGGGGGAGAGGCAGCGGGAGGCTTTTCCCAGACAGATAAAACGGTCCATTATTTGACTTTGTCCTCTCTCAGCACCCACACAGTTATTTGACGAGGCAGGGAAGC
This region of Acanthopagrus latus isolate v.2019 chromosome 22, fAcaLat1.1, whole genome shotgun sequence genomic DNA includes:
- the si:ch211-63o20.7 gene encoding serine/threonine-protein kinase pdik1l-B — its product is MEELYTLEKEVGRGSYGVVFEGHMARTGQRVAIKRLPCSNPECIELYLQELWAMRSTAKNHVNVIALHSCLLQTGPRSLKPLKSGKLPLPLVESVLKGSVVRAQQGQERDNSQSSTQRSVNSVSRLQDRTNTVSARSKLQDKEQSNASTTPQRPQNRARKRPAQREEEQPEPLRCLALWLVMEYCDGGDLNQYLLSSPPDAQRNLSVVQQLCSAVAFLHCLGITHRDLKPDNVLVCVTPKGPVVKVADFGLSKMSEGLLDGDLTRQHFSSTCGSDFYMAPEVWGGLTYTAQADIFSLGVMFWAVLERITFVEEGTTQEQLGAYVCKGRWLMPLGEALWENADLQLCIPMKFKRAPPLPPPPGPAMCTLLLDMLAADPDSRPPANQLEARVRSALKEDSR